A stretch of the Channa argus isolate prfri chromosome 9, Channa argus male v1.0, whole genome shotgun sequence genome encodes the following:
- the LOC137132408 gene encoding carboxypeptidase O-like yields MKMAPWILGLFWLINTGLETPHSFVDGLESTWTHDYTKYHPMEEIYRWMKDVEQKNPNLVSSVVYGLTYEKRNITLLKLGLQKQEGREKKVIWMDCGIHAREWIAPAFCQWFIKEIVHSYKNNKKLEQMLQNLDIYVTPVINVDGYIFSWANDSTRLWRKSRSPPPPGSSCYGVDLNRNFNANWGTVGVSFDSCANNYCGKTPGSEPEAKAVMGFVGQMVNKTLCYLTIHSAGQLILLPYGHPEISAPNYNELVSVGEAAAKEMKKVHGMNYTVGTSPQILYPNSGSSRDWARLIGIPFSYTFELRDKGEFSHLLPEEQIQPTCEEAYAGAVSIITYVHDKTFNSGGLPNAAITNVTVWSTIVAVSLSTVVAT; encoded by the exons ATGAAGATGGCACCTTGGATACTTGGTTTGTTCTGGCTGATAAACACTGGGCTGGAGACTCCTCACAG TTTTGTGGATGGTTTGGAATCAACATGGACTCACGATTACACCAAATATCACCCCATGGAAGAG ATATACAGGTGGATGAAAGATGTAGAGCAAAAGAACCCCAATCTGGTCTCCTCTGTCGTCTATGGACTCACTTATGAGAAAAGAAATATCACACTGTTGAAG TTGGGACTACAGAAACAGGAGGGCAGAGAGAAGAAGGTCATATGGATGGACTGTGGTATCCATGCTCGGGAGTGGATCGCACCAGCCTTCTGTCAGTGGTTTATCAAAGAG ATTGTGCActcatacaaaaacaacaagaagcTGGAGCAGATGCTACAGAACCTTGACATCTATGTTACTCCTGTAATTAACGTGGATGGATACATATTCAGCTGGGCCAATGACAGC ACTCGTCTGTGGAGAAAGTCTcgttctcctccacctccaggcAGTAGCTGTTACGGTGTTGACCTCAATAGAAACTTTAATGCCAACTGGGGAA cGGTTGGTGTGTCATTTGACAGCTGTGCAAACAACTACTGCGGGAAAACACCAGGGTCAGAGCCAGAAGCCAAAGCTGTGATGGGGTTTGTTG GACAGATGGTTAACAAGACTCTGTGCTATCTTACTATCCACTCTGCCGGGCAACTTATTCTCCTGCCGTATGGCCACCCTGAGATTTCTGCACCAAACTATAATGAACTG GTTTCTGTCGGTGAGGCAGCTGCCAAGGAAATGAAGAAGGTACATGGAATGAACTACACAGTGGGAACATCTCCACAAATCCTTT ATCCAAACTCAGGTTCAAGTCGTGACTGGGCTCGTCTCATTGGCATCCCATTCTCTTATACGTTTGAGCTAAGAGACAAAG GTGAGTTCAGCCACTTGTTACCAGAGGAGCAGATCCAACCAACCTGTGAGGAGGCGTATGCAGGAGCTGTCTCCATCATCACATATGTCCATGACAAAACCTTCAACAGCGGTGGACTCCCTAATGCTGCTATCACCAATGTGACAGTTTGGAGCACCATTGTGGCTGTATCTCTCTCCACAGTGGTTGCTACATAA